In one Lolium rigidum isolate FL_2022 chromosome 3, APGP_CSIRO_Lrig_0.1, whole genome shotgun sequence genomic region, the following are encoded:
- the LOC124702370 gene encoding thioredoxin-like 1-2, chloroplastic encodes MATAQAVAKGSVLSPCGNRAAGFGGRRRGAVAARMSPCAPAAVRIGRKTPFFGARLAVGPRRSKLLPRNLVASPVQMNLAFAKSTKWWEKGLQPNMREIESAQDLVDSLANAGDRLVVVDFFSPGCGGCRALHPKICQFAEQNPDVLFLQVNYEEHKSMCYSLHVHVLPFFRFYRGAQGRLCSFSCTNATIKKFRDALAKHNPDRCSIGPTRGLEESELLALAANKDLQFTYTKQPEPVPSGDVEVVAPGSPRLPPPPKPLVRQGSGDRSLVSSGR; translated from the exons ATGGCGACGGCGCAGGCGGTGGCGAAGGGCAGCGTGCTGTCACCGTGCGGTAACCGGGCGGCCGGAttcggcggccgccggcggggcgcCGTCGCGGCGCGCATGTCGCCCTGcgcgcccgcggcggtgcggaTCGGCAGGAAGACCCCGTTCTTCGGGGCCAGGCTGGCGGTCGGGCCCAGGAGATCCAAGCTCCTGCCCCGGAATCTCGTCGCCTCGCCGGTTCAG ATGAACCTCGCGTTCGCGAAATCAACGAAGTGGTGGGAGAAGGGGCTGCAGCCCAACATGAGGGAGATCGAGTCCGCCCAAGACCTCGTCGATTCGTTAGCCAACGCCGGCGACAGGCTCGTCGTCGTTGACTTCTTCTCCCCTGGCTGCGGCGGATGCCGTGCCCTCCACCCAAAg ATTTGCCAGTTCGCGGAACAGAACCCAGATGTGCTCTTCTTGCAAGTCAACTATGAGGAGCACAAATCCATGTGCTATAGCCTCCATGTCCATGTCCTGccgttcttcaggttctacagggGAGCGCAAGGCCGGCTCTGcagcttcagctgtactaacgcaACG ATTAAGAAGTTCAGGGATGCGCTTGCCAAGCACAATCCTGACCGGTGTAGCATTGGCCCAACCAGGGGGCTGGAGGAGTCGGAGCTGCTGGCCTTGGCCGCCAACAAGGACCTGCAGTTCACCTACACCAAGCAGCCAGAACCAGTTCCCAGCGGAGACGTCGAAGTCGTTGCCCCTGGGAGCCCAAGGCTTCCTCCACCGCCAAAGCCATTGGTCAGGCAGGGCTCTGGAGATAGATCATTGGTTTCGTCAGGAAGATGA